From Deinococcus multiflagellatus, a single genomic window includes:
- a CDS encoding DUF2171 domain-containing protein gives MTGQDQIREHMPVVCADGQPHGQVDRLDGEYIKLTKDESGQHHWLPLSAVDHVDEHVHLNLSHAQVHQQWLSVDPHPEHRQ, from the coding sequence ATGACTGGACAAGATCAGATCAGAGAGCATATGCCCGTTGTTTGCGCCGATGGTCAGCCCCATGGCCAGGTGGACCGTCTGGACGGCGAGTACATCAAGCTCACCAAGGACGAGTCCGGCCAGCATCACTGGCTTCCGCTGAGCGCGGTGGATCACGTGGATGAGCATGTCCACCTCAACCTGAGTCACGCCCAAGTGCATCAGCAGTGGCTGAGTGTAGACCCCCATCCCGAGCACCGGCAGTAA
- a CDS encoding cytochrome c-type biogenesis protein → MRRTASWLLLSSTLPAATALTPAQEAQVRQIGAELRCPTCTGLPITESGDALSVQMRREVREQVKAGRSQREIDEWMVSRYGRAVLLKPPKQGLNLVLWGMPFLALGAGAVHFWRTLHFRQTRRGPRTATDPYLAQVRQATRPSESGDR, encoded by the coding sequence ATGAGACGAACCGCCTCATGGCTTCTGCTCAGCAGCACGCTGCCAGCTGCGACAGCCCTCACCCCCGCACAGGAGGCGCAGGTGCGCCAGATCGGAGCAGAGCTGCGCTGTCCAACGTGCACCGGCCTGCCCATCACCGAGAGCGGCGACGCACTGAGCGTTCAGATGCGGCGGGAGGTTCGTGAACAGGTCAAAGCGGGTCGAAGTCAGCGCGAGATTGACGAGTGGATGGTGTCGCGGTACGGCCGCGCCGTTCTGTTGAAACCACCGAAGCAGGGGCTGAATCTGGTGCTCTGGGGGATGCCGTTCCTGGCCCTGGGGGCAGGGGCCGTGCACTTCTGGCGCACCTTGCACTTCCGGCAGACGAGGCGGGGGCCACGCACAGCGACCGATCCATATCTCGCCCAGGTGCGTCAGGCCACGCGGCCATCAGAGAGCGGCGACCGTTGA